From the genome of Paenibacillus sp., one region includes:
- a CDS encoding methyl-accepting chemotaxis protein, translating into MLKQRLLLKQVKSVRLKTMLTMLPITIAIVLSVSAVTFTKSKQMLLETSAYAMEHQAEGVRQRIEKDILSHKLAAEALARAVEARFGEYELDDYESLFTHLIDLNLGTFGVGIFLEPNVQEASETYFSTYVYRTEDGGKRMTQEYSDPSYDYHNQDWYTIVGETGERGPQFTAPYLDEVSGITMLTYSVPIFDENRRFLGVVTGDIDLTTIQRMVAETKVGESGWAFLLGDDGVFLAAADTALVNRAVVDAGGGLAEAVAAGGADAYRDESGAQRVTSMPIAWTGWTLGVVMPERELLEDANRLLLAVSALGAAGIALLTAVIALYTKFIANRIQRVNRLSERMAEGDFTASVEADTADEFGAMANNFNGALSSIRGALRTVSDRTVEAASASARVLEAAEATDASTANVAALAKDIAAGAEMQTKSAKDSAAALEEMASGIQRIAESTVGASLSSNEALSKAEYGNEVMRGAQEQLENMRRSVGEAAAIIGELDKQSAEVNRIVEAIGEISTQTNLLALNAAIEAARAGAEGRGFAVVAGEVKKLALKTSESAEQVTSIVRHIRSDTVQAVRAMERGTAEADKGASAVGEAGKAFSDIQAEIRAIAAQMDEISASSEQLSAGSEQISATVSELSTIAQSASNRTRQAAAATEEQAASAQRIADAAGRLTEMMQQLQSMIGKFKT; encoded by the coding sequence ATGCTGAAGCAACGACTGCTGTTGAAACAAGTGAAAAGCGTTCGGTTGAAAACGATGCTGACGATGCTGCCGATTACGATCGCCATCGTCTTGTCCGTGTCGGCCGTTACGTTTACGAAATCGAAACAAATGTTGCTTGAAACTTCCGCCTATGCCATGGAGCATCAAGCGGAGGGCGTCCGGCAGCGGATCGAAAAAGACATCTTGTCGCACAAGCTGGCGGCGGAGGCGCTCGCGCGCGCGGTCGAAGCCCGGTTCGGCGAGTACGAGTTGGACGATTACGAAAGTTTGTTCACGCATTTGATCGACTTGAATCTAGGGACGTTCGGCGTGGGCATTTTTCTCGAGCCGAACGTGCAGGAAGCGTCCGAAACGTACTTTTCGACGTATGTCTACCGGACCGAAGACGGCGGGAAACGCATGACGCAGGAATATAGCGATCCTTCCTACGACTACCATAATCAAGATTGGTACACGATCGTAGGCGAGACGGGGGAACGCGGACCGCAATTTACAGCGCCTTATCTCGACGAAGTGAGCGGGATTACGATGCTGACGTACTCGGTCCCGATTTTCGACGAGAACCGCCGCTTTCTCGGCGTCGTGACCGGCGACATCGACTTGACTACGATTCAAAGGATGGTCGCGGAGACGAAGGTGGGCGAATCCGGCTGGGCGTTCCTATTGGGGGATGACGGCGTCTTCTTGGCGGCGGCGGATACCGCTTTGGTTAACCGCGCCGTCGTCGACGCCGGCGGCGGGCTGGCCGAGGCGGTCGCGGCCGGAGGCGCGGACGCGTATCGGGACGAGAGCGGCGCGCAGCGCGTGACGAGCATGCCGATCGCTTGGACGGGCTGGACGCTCGGCGTCGTTATGCCCGAGCGGGAGCTGCTGGAGGACGCGAATCGCCTGCTGCTGGCGGTATCCGCCCTCGGCGCCGCCGGGATCGCCCTGCTGACGGCAGTCATCGCGCTGTATACGAAGTTTATCGCGAATCGTATCCAGCGGGTGAACCGGTTGTCGGAGAGGATGGCCGAAGGGGATTTCACGGCATCCGTCGAGGCGGATACCGCGGACGAATTCGGCGCGATGGCGAACAACTTCAACGGCGCCTTGTCGTCGATCCGCGGCGCGCTGCGGACGGTGTCGGATCGGACGGTCGAGGCGGCCTCCGCGTCGGCCCGCGTGCTCGAAGCCGCGGAAGCGACCGACGCTTCGACGGCGAACGTCGCCGCGCTCGCGAAGGACATTGCCGCCGGCGCGGAGATGCAGACGAAGAGCGCCAAAGACAGCGCCGCGGCGCTCGAAGAGATGGCATCGGGCATCCAGCGGATCGCCGAGTCGACCGTCGGCGCCTCGCTCTCTTCGAACGAAGCGCTTAGCAAAGCGGAGTACGGCAACGAGGTCATGCGCGGGGCGCAGGAGCAGCTGGAGAACATGCGGCGGTCCGTCGGCGAAGCCGCGGCGATCATCGGAGAGCTGGACAAGCAATCGGCGGAAGTGAACCGCATCGTCGAGGCGATCGGCGAGATCAGCACGCAGACGAACCTGCTCGCGCTGAACGCGGCGATCGAAGCGGCGAGAGCGGGAGCGGAAGGCCGCGGCTTCGCGGTCGTCGCCGGAGAAGTGAAGAAGCTGGCGCTCAAGACGAGCGAATCGGCCGAGCAGGTGACAAGCATTGTCCGTCACATCCGCAGCGATACGGTGCAGGCGGTTCGAGCGATGGAGCGGGGCACCGCGGAGGCGGACAAAGGCGCCTCGGCCGTCGGCGAAGCGGGGAAGGCGTTCTCCGACATTCAAGCGGAGATTCGGGCGATCGCCGCGCAAATGGACGAAATTTCCGCTTCCTCCGAGCAGCTGTCGGCCGGTTCGGAGCAGATCAGCGCGACGGTGTCGGAGTTGTCTACCATCGCGCAAAGCGCCTCGAACCGTACGCGGCAAGCCGCGGCGGCGACCGAGGAGCAGGCGGCGTCGGCCCAACGGATCGCGGACGCGGCGGGCCGCCTCACCGAGATGATGCAGCAGCTGCAGTCAATGATCGGCAAATTTAAGACGTAA
- a CDS encoding C40 family peptidase, whose product MRHQDINSLIEYAKRFLVASPKLLTTPYPRSRKFDCSSFTQHVYGKHGIKLPRKVRDQAKQGIEVDKTDLKKGDLLFFYVPERFPTNDIPGHVGIYIGEGTMIHCLPSPKRVLISDLNTPHKKKTFLFAKRVILPNDISIYEQHRAFNDFWRL is encoded by the coding sequence GTGAGACACCAAGATATTAACTCCTTGATTGAATACGCTAAAAGGTTTCTTGTGGCTAGCCCTAAACTTCTAACGACACCTTATCCCAGGTCACGAAAATTTGATTGCTCCTCTTTCACACAGCATGTCTATGGAAAGCACGGCATCAAACTGCCGCGCAAAGTCAGAGACCAAGCAAAGCAAGGAATAGAAGTGGATAAAACCGACTTGAAGAAAGGTGACTTATTATTTTTCTATGTACCCGAAAGGTTCCCAACAAACGACATCCCCGGTCACGTCGGCATTTATATTGGTGAAGGTACAATGATTCATTGCCTCCCCTCGCCCAAGAGAGTATTAATCTCTGATCTCAATACCCCACACAAGAAAAAGACGTTCTTATTCGCTAAAAGAGTCATCCTACCGAACGACATATCCATATATGAGCAACACAGAGCGTTTAACGATTTTTGGAGGTTGTAG
- a CDS encoding PQQ-binding-like beta-propeller repeat protein: MYVRRWSRAVAAAVAAAGWSSAWAAPPADAAVLYEPHRTAEAGVMQSDAPSAVPLASPRWTVEYGRPTQEDSWSGSRIALAGSKAVFVQNGKAVAVELATGKRAWSFGSNIVSIASADGSVYALTAGGTLSRLAAETGAERWRSQFDDAAGDGELTAEPEYVYVKHAEGLVCVDADTGHAYWRNADAAGAGESVPLADFVLYATAVSGAITQDVTYVIDKATGSTRWRVEGVPLQVRDDVVYLRDTYPPGDAEPYGLKIDAIDTATGKPRGSLHFIPLGEGEDPLLHRAGHAVIDGDLVIALGADEKLYVTHLDASPEQRAVLEDAGTWIGGPSGGTLFFSGKNGFGLHARKLIDEGRIDYDGLDNPVSRLGVVGGALFAGQSDGEVFAFDAAAGKAVFRAQTDAAGQYGPFLVANGMLLVQAKHTLYAYALPEALQTGSAAAATNAPASARLVVDGTERRFEPSPVMIGNRMYVPLRALFQAVGARVTFDEAEGGSVQVEYRGRTFTLQEGAPFALEGGQRQAMGHAPTLVNGAVYVPLRDVGELLGVGVEWSRETRTVDIDTTPDP, from the coding sequence ATGTACGTTCGAAGATGGTCTCGCGCCGTCGCGGCCGCGGTCGCCGCGGCGGGATGGTCGTCCGCCTGGGCCGCGCCGCCGGCGGACGCGGCGGTCTTATACGAGCCTCACCGAACGGCGGAGGCCGGCGTCATGCAGTCCGACGCGCCGTCCGCCGTGCCGCTCGCGTCGCCCCGGTGGACGGTCGAGTACGGCCGCCCGACGCAGGAAGACAGCTGGAGCGGCAGCCGGATCGCGCTCGCCGGTTCGAAGGCGGTATTCGTCCAGAACGGCAAGGCGGTCGCCGTCGAGCTCGCCACCGGGAAGCGCGCCTGGTCGTTCGGTTCGAATATCGTCTCGATCGCTTCCGCCGACGGCTCCGTCTACGCGTTGACCGCCGGCGGCACGCTGTCGCGGCTGGCGGCGGAGACGGGCGCGGAGCGGTGGCGCTCCCAGTTCGACGACGCGGCGGGTGACGGCGAGTTGACGGCCGAGCCCGAGTACGTGTACGTCAAGCACGCGGAAGGCCTCGTCTGCGTCGACGCGGACACCGGGCATGCGTATTGGCGGAACGCGGACGCGGCGGGGGCGGGCGAGAGCGTGCCGCTCGCCGATTTCGTGCTTTATGCGACCGCCGTATCCGGAGCGATCACGCAGGACGTGACGTACGTCATCGACAAGGCGACCGGCAGCACGCGCTGGCGTGTCGAAGGCGTGCCGCTGCAGGTCCGCGACGACGTCGTTTATTTGAGGGACACGTATCCGCCGGGCGATGCCGAACCGTACGGACTGAAGATCGACGCGATTGATACGGCGACGGGGAAGCCTCGCGGCTCCCTGCATTTCATTCCATTGGGGGAAGGCGAAGATCCGCTGCTGCACCGCGCCGGACATGCCGTCATCGACGGCGACCTCGTCATCGCGCTGGGAGCCGACGAGAAGCTGTACGTCACCCATCTCGACGCTTCCCCGGAGCAGCGCGCCGTCTTGGAGGATGCCGGAACCTGGATCGGCGGACCGAGCGGCGGAACGTTGTTTTTCTCCGGAAAGAACGGCTTCGGACTGCACGCGCGCAAGCTGATCGACGAAGGCCGCATCGATTATGACGGACTCGACAATCCTGTGAGCCGATTGGGCGTCGTCGGCGGCGCGCTCTTCGCGGGTCAGTCCGACGGGGAAGTGTTCGCCTTCGACGCCGCCGCAGGCAAGGCCGTCTTCCGCGCCCAAACCGACGCCGCCGGCCAATACGGGCCGTTCCTCGTCGCGAACGGCATGCTGCTGGTGCAGGCGAAGCACACGCTGTACGCGTACGCGCTGCCGGAGGCGCTGCAAACCGGCTCCGCGGCGGCAGCGACTAACGCGCCTGCGTCCGCCCGGCTCGTCGTCGACGGCACGGAACGCCGCTTCGAGCCGAGCCCGGTCATGATCGGCAACCGGATGTACGTGCCGCTCAGAGCGCTGTTCCAAGCCGTCGGCGCGAGGGTGACTTTCGACGAAGCCGAGGGCGGCTCTGTGCAGGTGGAATACCGCGGCCGCACCTTCACTCTGCAAGAAGGAGCCCCGTTCGCGCTCGAGGGCGGCCAGCGGCAAGCGATGGGGCATGCGCCGACCCTCGTGAACGGAGCCGTCTACGTGCCGCTCCGCGACGTCGGCGAGCTGCTCGGCGTCGGCGTGGAGTGGAGCCGCGAGACGCGAACGGTCGACATCGACACGACGCCGGATCCGTAA
- a CDS encoding NUDIX domain-containing protein — protein sequence MSASIDKVAWICIRDGRVLCARSKGKPAFYLPGGKREPGETDADTLVREIEEELTARIRRESVEYAGMYEAQADGKPDGVIVRMTCYFAEHDGDIRPASEIDEIAWLAYEDRPQLSEAGRLVFDELRAAGRLKER from the coding sequence ATGAGCGCATCGATCGATAAAGTAGCTTGGATATGCATACGGGACGGCCGGGTGTTATGCGCCCGATCGAAGGGGAAGCCAGCCTTCTATCTCCCCGGGGGAAAGCGGGAACCGGGAGAAACCGATGCCGATACGTTGGTGCGGGAAATCGAGGAGGAGCTGACGGCGCGGATTCGCCGCGAGAGCGTCGAGTACGCCGGAATGTACGAAGCGCAGGCCGACGGGAAGCCGGACGGCGTCATCGTCCGTATGACGTGCTACTTCGCGGAGCACGACGGGGACATTCGCCCGGCGTCGGAGATCGACGAGATCGCGTGGCTCGCGTACGAGGACCGGCCGCAGCTGTCCGAAGCCGGACGCCTCGTCTTCGACGAGCTCCGCGCGGCGGGACGGCTGAAGGAGCGGTAA